Proteins encoded within one genomic window of Acinetobacter sp. YWS30-1:
- a CDS encoding vWA domain-containing protein: protein MFVRLFYTLRKYGVPVSTRELIDLNQAVAAGVVFADQGEFYQLAKTVMVKDERYFDKFDRAMKDYFDGIATFDLDELLNQVHKLPKDWFDLELLEKHLTPEQREELKKAGSLEELMKMLEERLREQHKKHQGGNKMIGTGGTSPFGAYGDHPEGVRIGGPGRKRSAVKVWEQRQYRNLDDDQILGSRQMQMALRHLRKFARQGAAEELDIDSTIRETAKQGILDVQLVPERRNRIKVLMLFDIGGSMDAHIAQCEKLFSAAKTEFKTLEYFYFHNCLYDYVWKDNVRRSSSRMNTWDLFNTYGRDYRVIVVGDASMAPYELNSVGGSVEYMNDEAGQVWLQRLRQHFDKTAWLNPEEEKYWHYTHTIGLIKQIFEDHMFPMTLKGIEDMTKYLAR from the coding sequence ATGTTTGTGCGATTGTTTTATACCCTCAGAAAATATGGCGTACCAGTTTCCACCCGTGAGCTGATTGATCTGAATCAAGCGGTGGCGGCAGGCGTGGTTTTTGCTGATCAGGGCGAGTTCTATCAGCTTGCTAAAACTGTGATGGTCAAAGACGAGCGCTACTTCGACAAGTTCGATCGCGCCATGAAAGATTACTTTGATGGTATCGCGACTTTTGATCTGGATGAACTGCTGAATCAGGTGCATAAACTACCCAAAGACTGGTTTGATCTGGAACTTCTGGAAAAGCACTTAACCCCTGAACAGCGTGAAGAACTGAAAAAAGCCGGATCGCTGGAAGAACTGATGAAAATGCTGGAAGAACGCTTGCGCGAACAGCATAAAAAACATCAGGGCGGGAATAAGATGATTGGTACTGGTGGCACATCGCCATTTGGTGCCTATGGTGATCATCCTGAAGGTGTGCGCATTGGCGGGCCGGGGCGTAAACGTTCCGCCGTCAAAGTCTGGGAACAGCGTCAATACCGTAATCTGGATGATGATCAGATTCTTGGTAGTCGTCAGATGCAGATGGCACTGCGCCATTTGCGTAAGTTCGCTCGTCAGGGTGCGGCTGAAGAACTGGACATTGATAGTACTATTCGTGAAACCGCCAAACAGGGGATTCTGGATGTGCAATTGGTGCCGGAGCGTCGTAACCGTATTAAAGTACTAATGCTGTTTGATATCGGTGGATCAATGGATGCGCATATCGCTCAGTGTGAAAAACTGTTTAGCGCCGCTAAGACCGAATTTAAGACTCTGGAATATTTCTATTTCCATAATTGTCTATACGACTATGTCTGGAAAGATAATGTCCGTCGTTCCAGCTCGCGCATGAATACCTGGGATCTGTTCAATACCTATGGACGGGATTACCGGGTGATTGTAGTGGGTGATGCCAGCATGGCACCCTATGAGTTGAACTCCGTCGGTGGTTCGGTCGAATATATGAATGATGAGGCAGGACAGGTCTGGTTACAGCGTCTGCGTCAGCATTTTGATAAAACCGCTTGGCTCAATCCTGAAGAAGAAAAATACTGGCATTACACGCATACTATTGGCCTGATTAAGCAAATCTTTGAAGATCATATGTTTCCAATGACCTTAAAAGGTATTGAGGATATGACCAAATATCTGGCGCGTTGA
- the trpB gene encoding tryptophan synthase subunit beta, giving the protein MAHQINGIALPNEEGFFGQYGGQFIPPDLKQAMDDINVAYQEIRQTEEFQNELKDLFANYVGRPSPLFHAKRLSDQLGGAQIYLKREDLNHTGAHKINHCLGEALLAKYMGKTKVIAETGAGQHGVALATACALVGIPCEIHMGQVDIEKEHPNVVKMKILGAKLISVTRGTATLKDAVDSAFEEYLKDPKNYIYAIGSVVGPHPFPMMVRDFQSIIGDEIKVQTNERFGANPDYVVACVGGGSNAMGAFTAFLNDPEVKLVGVEPAGHGLNTDKHSATLTLGKPSQLHGMACYVLEDEQGEPLPVHSIASGLDYPGVGPQHSLLKDLGRVEYTTATDQECLDAFMTLSRVEGIVPALESSHAVAWAIREAGKLPKETKIVVNLSGRGDKDSDYVAEKLGL; this is encoded by the coding sequence ATGGCTCATCAAATTAATGGTATTGCGTTGCCCAATGAAGAGGGTTTCTTTGGTCAATATGGCGGTCAGTTCATTCCACCGGATCTAAAACAGGCCATGGATGACATCAATGTTGCCTATCAGGAAATCCGTCAAACTGAAGAATTTCAAAATGAATTAAAAGACCTGTTTGCTAACTATGTCGGCCGTCCTAGCCCTTTGTTTCATGCTAAACGCCTTTCTGACCAGTTAGGTGGAGCACAGATCTATTTAAAACGTGAAGACCTGAATCATACCGGTGCACATAAAATCAATCACTGCCTGGGTGAAGCACTGCTGGCGAAATATATGGGTAAAACCAAAGTCATTGCAGAAACCGGTGCAGGTCAGCATGGTGTAGCATTGGCTACTGCATGTGCTTTGGTGGGTATTCCATGTGAAATTCATATGGGCCAGGTGGATATCGAAAAAGAACATCCAAACGTCGTAAAGATGAAAATCTTGGGTGCTAAGCTGATTTCTGTGACGCGTGGTACTGCGACCCTTAAAGATGCAGTCGACAGTGCTTTTGAAGAATACTTGAAAGATCCGAAAAACTATATCTATGCGATTGGTTCGGTGGTAGGACCACATCCATTCCCAATGATGGTGCGTGATTTCCAGTCCATTATTGGCGATGAAATTAAGGTTCAAACCAATGAACGCTTCGGTGCAAACCCAGATTATGTGGTGGCATGTGTGGGTGGTGGTTCAAATGCTATGGGTGCATTCACGGCATTTCTAAATGATCCAGAAGTGAAACTGGTGGGGGTAGAGCCTGCAGGTCATGGCTTAAATACTGATAAGCATTCCGCAACGCTGACTTTGGGTAAACCAAGCCAGTTGCATGGTATGGCCTGTTATGTACTCGAAGATGAGCAGGGTGAGCCTTTACCTGTACATTCGATTGCTTCTGGGCTGGATTATCCAGGCGTAGGGCCACAGCACAGCCTGCTGAAAGATCTAGGTCGTGTGGAATACACTACAGCAACAGATCAGGAGTGTCTGGATGCCTTTATGACCCTGTCACGCGTTGAGGGAATTGTGCCAGCATTAGAAAGTTCACATGCAGTGGCTTGGGCAATTCGTGAAGCGGGTAAACTGCCTAAAGAGACTAAGATTGTAGTGAATCTTTCAGGTCGTGGTGATAAAGACTCTGACTATGTCGCAGAGAAACTCGGTCTTTAA
- a CDS encoding DUF2750 domain-containing protein, which yields MRKIIQYDPICKNFLLRLTILKSMMYCGVLWGVYHQGWAMMRDQEDYIFPFWLNSLDAKNYAKEHWPGYVPRRINPEDFENNLLPTLSRLAVTPTLCSGNGTKLKLSIPQMRHLFFSQQRLHFA from the coding sequence ATGCGAAAAATTATTCAATACGACCCGATTTGTAAAAACTTTCTTTTGAGGCTGACCATCCTCAAATCTATGATGTATTGCGGCGTTTTGTGGGGCGTCTATCATCAGGGTTGGGCGATGATGCGTGATCAGGAAGATTATATTTTTCCATTCTGGCTTAATTCTCTGGATGCCAAAAATTATGCCAAGGAACATTGGCCAGGTTATGTACCCCGTAGAATCAACCCGGAAGATTTCGAAAACAACTTATTACCTACACTGTCCCGACTAGCCGTGACACCTACTTTATGTAGCGGCAATGGCACTAAACTAAAGTTATCCATTCCACAGATGCGCCACCTGTTTTTTTCACAACAAAGACTGCACTTTGCCTAA
- a CDS encoding M16 family metallopeptidase produces MSPAAVLLLSFGFNPVHAATQSELSRTTIETYLGNGLKVIIREDHRSPMVMTQIWYKVGSSDESGNILGVSHALEHMMFKGTNKVPNDEFTRLSRIYGGSINAATFTNYTNYYQLYPKAYFPMALELESDRMNNLLLRQQDFDPEIKVVMEERRQRTDDNPRAQAFERFRWISYPTSHYRQPVIGHMKTLNNIQLSDVKKWYRDWYSPNNAILVIVGDLDVQEALVQVQKYFGDIPARPTPSRNDVLEFERLGYRHMEIESNVQVPNLYMTWNVKSLATAKNPQDAYALAIIRSLLDSGISSRLQDRLVRDRKVLTSVSVSYDPYNRGDSLFGISALPAPGVNLAEAQTAIQKEIDLLKTEAISEYELAQISTRFISNLIYSQDSLSGQAKMIGNLEVNGLSYRLMDELPQHYDSVRAEDIQRVANAYFVRENLSTLYLLPEQKAQ; encoded by the coding sequence ATTTCTCCAGCCGCTGTACTCCTCCTGAGTTTCGGTTTTAACCCCGTACATGCCGCAACCCAGAGTGAATTATCCCGCACCACCATCGAAACCTATTTAGGTAATGGCTTAAAAGTCATTATCCGGGAAGATCACCGCTCCCCGATGGTGATGACACAGATCTGGTATAAAGTCGGTAGTAGTGACGAGTCCGGCAATATTCTCGGTGTCTCTCATGCTTTGGAACATATGATGTTTAAAGGCACGAACAAAGTTCCCAATGATGAATTTACCCGCCTGAGCCGGATTTATGGGGGCAGTATTAATGCCGCAACCTTTACCAATTACACGAACTATTATCAGCTCTATCCCAAAGCTTATTTTCCGATGGCGCTCGAACTCGAATCTGACCGCATGAACAACCTCTTGTTACGCCAGCAAGATTTTGATCCGGAAATTAAAGTGGTAATGGAAGAACGGCGTCAGCGTACTGATGATAATCCGCGTGCCCAGGCATTTGAACGCTTTAGATGGATCAGTTATCCCACCAGTCACTATCGTCAGCCCGTGATTGGTCACATGAAAACGCTTAATAATATTCAGCTGAGTGATGTTAAAAAATGGTATCGAGACTGGTATAGCCCGAATAATGCCATTCTGGTGATTGTCGGTGATTTAGATGTGCAAGAAGCTCTCGTTCAGGTACAGAAATATTTCGGTGATATTCCGGCGCGTCCCACACCCTCACGTAATGATGTACTCGAGTTTGAGCGCTTAGGCTATCGTCATATGGAAATTGAGAGCAATGTTCAAGTGCCTAATCTGTATATGACATGGAATGTAAAATCTTTGGCTACCGCCAAGAATCCTCAAGATGCCTATGCCTTAGCCATTATCCGCAGCCTGCTGGATAGTGGAATTTCTTCCCGCCTGCAGGATCGTCTGGTTCGCGACCGCAAAGTGCTTACTTCTGTGAGTGTGTCTTATGATCCTTATAACCGTGGAGATAGCCTGTTTGGTATTTCCGCACTTCCGGCTCCAGGCGTTAACCTGGCAGAAGCACAAACGGCCATCCAGAAAGAAATTGATTTATTAAAAACTGAAGCTATTTCTGAGTATGAACTGGCACAGATCAGCACACGCTTTATTTCAAATCTGATTTATAGTCAAGACAGTCTGAGCGGACAGGCCAAAATGATTGGAAACCTTGAAGTAAACGGATTGAGTTACCGCCTGATGGATGAACTGCCTCAGCATTATGACAGTGTCCGTGCAGAGGACATTCAGCGGGTTGCTAATGCCTATTTTGTCCGTGAAAATTTAAGTACGCTCTACCTTTTGCCTGAACAGAAAGCTCAATAA
- a CDS encoding DUF2057 domain-containing protein produces MDLRITAAVVALLSSTSAFSAVTLTVPEEIKIIAVNDQEVRSGLLRSDQTYKLDAGTNAISVRYTEFFQHNDNSHDILKSGVVTVKTPELKDGEAYKLALINAPKNFDEAKKYKDQPIIGLYDAKNQLLVQQAGAKDAAKPLLGQSVLGKSVDLTTNKVITPTNQPAAVYTQTASTPNVATANVRENVSVGQLDQQLIQLWKQASKAERQKFMNWLGEQAN; encoded by the coding sequence ATGGATTTACGTATCACAGCAGCTGTAGTTGCATTATTGAGCAGCACATCAGCTTTTTCAGCCGTGACATTAACCGTACCTGAAGAAATCAAGATAATCGCAGTGAATGATCAGGAAGTACGTTCAGGTCTATTACGCTCAGATCAAACTTATAAACTGGATGCTGGTACGAATGCGATTAGTGTTCGCTATACTGAATTTTTCCAGCACAATGACAATTCTCATGACATTTTAAAATCTGGCGTAGTAACTGTAAAAACTCCAGAACTTAAAGATGGTGAAGCTTATAAATTGGCTTTAATTAACGCGCCTAAAAATTTTGATGAAGCGAAAAAATATAAAGATCAGCCAATTATTGGTTTATATGATGCAAAAAATCAGCTTCTGGTTCAGCAGGCGGGAGCAAAAGATGCAGCGAAACCATTACTAGGGCAAAGCGTTTTAGGAAAATCTGTGGATTTGACAACGAATAAAGTAATAACTCCAACAAATCAGCCGGCAGCGGTCTACACTCAAACTGCAAGTACACCAAATGTTGCTACTGCAAACGTTCGGGAAAATGTATCAGTTGGTCAGCTTGATCAGCAATTAATTCAGTTGTGGAAACAGGCATCTAAAGCTGAACGACAAAAATTTATGAATTGGCTTGGCGAGCAGGCAAATTAA
- a CDS encoding nitroreductase family protein: protein MAFLDHIKKRRSIYAIGKNVSLDQAEIEHIIKEAVKHSPSSFNSQSSRVVILFGQSHDTFWHIVRETLRDLVSADAFEATNSKIDGFAAGYGTALFYEDQNVIKGMQEKFALYADNFPIWSEHASGIAQFATWTALAEHNIGASLQHYNPIIDEEVAQTFSIPSNWKLRAQLVFGSIEAPPGEKTFMDDAERFKTFA, encoded by the coding sequence ATGGCATTTCTAGATCATATTAAAAAACGCCGTAGTATTTATGCCATTGGGAAAAATGTCAGCCTGGATCAGGCAGAAATTGAGCACATCATTAAAGAGGCGGTGAAACATAGTCCATCATCTTTTAACTCGCAATCTTCACGCGTGGTGATCTTGTTTGGTCAATCACATGATACTTTTTGGCATATTGTGCGTGAAACTTTACGCGACCTGGTGTCAGCAGATGCTTTTGAGGCTACCAATAGCAAAATAGATGGTTTCGCGGCAGGTTATGGAACTGCACTGTTTTATGAAGACCAGAATGTCATTAAAGGAATGCAAGAAAAATTTGCGCTGTATGCAGATAATTTCCCGATCTGGTCAGAGCATGCTAGCGGTATTGCGCAGTTTGCAACCTGGACAGCTTTGGCTGAACATAATATTGGCGCATCACTACAGCACTACAATCCGATCATTGATGAAGAAGTAGCGCAAACTTTTAGTATTCCATCGAACTGGAAGCTTCGTGCTCAATTGGTATTTGGTTCAATCGAAGCCCCTCCAGGTGAAAAAACCTTTATGGATGATGCAGAACGATTTAAGACCTTTGCATAA
- a CDS encoding YcgL domain-containing protein encodes MQVSIYKSSKKDEMYLYVARPADENEAETFEPLEVLAEPVRVAFGRATFVMHLELSESRKLARANVLHVMDSISTRGFFLQMPPEGLINPNAPAPEGLRGA; translated from the coding sequence ATGCAAGTGTCTATTTACAAATCTAGCAAAAAAGATGAAATGTATCTTTATGTGGCGCGTCCTGCAGATGAGAACGAAGCCGAAACATTTGAACCACTAGAGGTATTGGCTGAACCGGTACGTGTTGCTTTTGGTCGTGCGACTTTTGTCATGCATCTTGAATTGAGTGAATCGCGTAAACTGGCACGTGCCAATGTTTTACATGTGATGGATTCAATTTCTACTCGTGGTTTCTTCCTGCAAATGCCACCAGAAGGTTTGATTAACCCGAATGCGCCAGCGCCAGAAGGTCTTCGTGGGGCTTAA
- a CDS encoding MoxR family ATPase: MSADIQQFSGTDQYIATDSLKLAVKAARSLQKPLLVKGEPGTGKTLLAEQVAQSLELKLITWHIKSTTKAQQGLYEYDAVSRLRDSQLGDDRVYDIKNYIKPGKLWEAFTSEERCVLLIDEIDKADIEFPNDLLHELDKMSFFVYETGETITATQRPIVIITSNNEKELPDAFLRRCFFHYIEFPDEATMREIIDVHFENISATLVNEALQVFFKLRQIPGLKKPPSTSELIDWLSLLMADDMPEDILRNTDKSKAIPPLYGALIKNEQDVQLLERLAFMSRR, encoded by the coding sequence ATGTCTGCTGATATTCAACAATTTTCAGGTACGGATCAGTACATTGCCACTGACAGTTTAAAACTAGCTGTGAAAGCTGCGCGTAGTTTGCAAAAACCCTTGCTGGTTAAAGGTGAGCCGGGTACAGGTAAAACCTTGTTGGCTGAACAGGTGGCACAAAGCCTTGAACTGAAGCTGATTACCTGGCATATCAAATCAACGACCAAGGCACAGCAGGGCCTGTATGAATATGATGCGGTATCACGCTTACGTGATAGTCAGTTAGGTGATGATCGCGTTTATGACATCAAGAACTACATCAAGCCGGGTAAACTCTGGGAAGCATTTACCAGTGAAGAACGCTGTGTATTGCTGATTGATGAGATCGATAAAGCAGACATCGAGTTCCCAAATGACTTGCTGCATGAACTCGACAAGATGTCTTTCTTCGTTTATGAAACGGGTGAAACCATTACTGCTACCCAGCGTCCGATTGTCATCATCACTTCAAATAACGAGAAAGAGCTTCCAGATGCTTTCTTGCGCCGTTGTTTCTTCCACTATATCGAGTTTCCGGATGAAGCGACCATGCGTGAAATTATCGATGTGCATTTTGAGAATATTTCAGCAACGCTGGTGAATGAAGCTCTGCAAGTCTTCTTCAAGTTACGTCAGATTCCAGGCTTGAAAAAACCACCTTCAACTTCAGAACTGATCGACTGGCTAAGCCTACTCATGGCAGATGATATGCCGGAAGACATTTTAAGAAATACCGACAAGTCCAAAGCGATTCCGCCTTTGTACGGCGCGCTGATCAAAAATGAGCAGGATGTACAACTGCTTGAACGTCTAGCCTTTATGTCGCGTCGCTAA
- a CDS encoding pitrilysin family protein — MSKVRSLILLTNLSLSSSLWAENYLNTQPDLNDNPSQLQAIPLLQSLKNINQKQAFQAPFIHDLNNHYKVRTLFVETRDLPMVDIQLTFNAGSARDQEIAKGLFGLSSTAAKLMREGTDKYTAAQVASVFDATGAQFSVQAYRDMFVVRLRTLSDPKKMEPALAMMMEVLKNATFKPSSIQLALSNTQVGQKQLQENPSKLMDIRFYRALYGQHPYAEPITGTIGSTKKITADLLKKFRDQFLVAQNMNIAITGKLSPKQALELSERIAGNLPQGQKAIALTEPEEKSGFDIVHLPYNSSQAHVTFGHLGPNRFTEDRLALEVANRMFGGSGFNAVLMQELRVKRGYTYGAYSTFSFSQAPGIFSFRYSTRQDQLLDSIQVAHQAFINFVNQPIDTKRLEETKAGMLRAFPNNYSSNATINAQLGTMGFYAEQADYLSRYPERLAKITAADVQNAVRKHLHPERLTLVVVSQELDKEALKLRLEQNLLDPSTPLPNTIPILKAYPQKPAEADEPVEIPADTPASI; from the coding sequence ATGTCTAAAGTTCGCTCTCTTATCCTTTTAACCAACCTAAGCCTCAGTTCAAGCCTTTGGGCAGAAAATTATTTAAATACCCAGCCTGATCTGAATGATAATCCCAGTCAGTTACAAGCGATCCCTCTCCTGCAAAGTTTAAAAAACATTAATCAAAAGCAGGCATTTCAAGCACCTTTTATTCATGACCTGAATAATCACTACAAAGTTCGCACTTTATTTGTTGAAACCCGTGATTTACCTATGGTCGATATTCAACTGACCTTTAATGCCGGATCAGCACGAGATCAGGAAATTGCTAAAGGTTTATTTGGCTTATCCAGCACAGCAGCCAAACTGATGCGCGAAGGAACAGATAAATATACGGCCGCACAGGTAGCTTCAGTCTTTGATGCCACAGGCGCACAATTTAGCGTACAGGCTTATCGCGATATGTTTGTCGTTCGCCTTAGAACTTTGTCAGATCCCAAGAAAATGGAACCTGCCTTGGCCATGATGATGGAAGTTCTCAAAAATGCCACATTCAAGCCTTCCAGCATTCAGCTAGCACTCAGCAATACTCAAGTAGGACAAAAACAGCTTCAGGAAAATCCAAGTAAACTGATGGATATCCGGTTTTATCGGGCATTGTATGGACAACATCCTTATGCCGAACCCATTACCGGCACCATTGGCAGTACCAAAAAAATTACGGCTGATTTACTGAAAAAATTCCGCGACCAGTTTCTGGTGGCACAAAATATGAATATTGCAATTACTGGCAAACTGAGTCCTAAACAGGCACTGGAACTTTCTGAACGAATTGCAGGCAATTTGCCTCAAGGACAGAAAGCTATTGCATTAACTGAACCTGAAGAAAAATCGGGTTTTGATATCGTGCATTTGCCTTATAACTCATCCCAAGCGCATGTGACCTTCGGCCACTTAGGACCAAACCGTTTTACTGAAGATCGGCTTGCTCTAGAAGTGGCTAATCGCATGTTTGGTGGTAGCGGATTTAATGCAGTATTAATGCAGGAATTAAGGGTAAAACGCGGCTATACCTATGGTGCTTATAGCACATTCAGCTTTAGTCAGGCACCCGGTATATTTAGCTTCCGTTATTCCACTAGACAAGATCAATTGCTAGATAGCATTCAGGTCGCCCATCAGGCTTTTATCAACTTTGTAAATCAGCCGATTGATACTAAGCGCCTAGAAGAAACCAAAGCCGGGATGTTAAGAGCATTTCCGAATAATTACAGCAGCAATGCCACGATCAATGCCCAGTTAGGCACGATGGGCTTTTATGCAGAGCAAGCCGACTATCTGTCACGCTATCCAGAACGTCTAGCCAAAATTACCGCAGCAGATGTGCAAAATGCCGTGCGCAAACATCTGCATCCAGAACGCTTGACACTGGTCGTGGTAAGTCAAGAATTAGATAAAGAAGCATTAAAACTACGACTGGAACAGAACTTGTTAGATCCTTCTACACCACTGCCGAATACGATTCCAATACTTAAGGCATATCCACAGAAACCGGCGGAAGCTGACGAGCCCGTAGAGATTCCTGCTGATACGCCTGCATCAATTTAA
- a CDS encoding CBS domain-containing protein, which yields MTNVAQVLGDKVHQAVYTIRPDSTVLEAISLMAEKGIGALVVTHEDSVVGILSERDYTRKIALMQRTSFDTTVNEIMTPKVITVTSATSVEDCLALMTDRHLRHLPVVENDKLIGLISIGDLVKAAMEDQRKLIDQLQQYISG from the coding sequence ATGACCAACGTAGCACAAGTGCTCGGTGATAAAGTACATCAGGCAGTTTATACCATCCGTCCAGACTCTACAGTTTTAGAAGCAATTAGCCTGATGGCAGAAAAAGGAATCGGGGCGCTGGTCGTTACCCACGAAGATAGTGTGGTCGGCATTTTGTCAGAGCGTGATTACACCCGTAAAATCGCATTGATGCAAAGAACCTCTTTTGATACCACGGTCAATGAAATTATGACACCTAAAGTCATAACCGTGACTTCTGCAACTTCTGTTGAAGACTGCTTAGCATTAATGACTGACCGCCATTTACGCCACTTACCTGTAGTTGAAAATGACAAACTGATTGGCCTGATTTCGATTGGTGACTTGGTCAAAGCTGCAATGGAAGATCAACGTAAGCTGATTGATCAGTTACAACAATATATTTCAGGCTAA
- the ftsY gene encoding signal recognition particle-docking protein FtsY produces MQQQSNGQNKFLIDADIGDDDVTLPSLPAVNVPIVETPSATAEVSAPVATEAQEEEPATKGGFFSRMKEGLTKTRKNLADGMVNILIGGKEIDDELLEEVEEQLLVADIGVDATKTIIANLTERTARGDLIYSHSLYKALQEELVALLAPRVKPLHIDPNKNPYVILVVGVNGVGKTTTIGKLAKRLQGEGKKVMLAAGDTFRAAATEQLQIWGERNNIAVVAQGHGADSASVIFDAFESARAKGVDVLIADTAGRLHNKGHLMQELTKVKRVMQKIDATAPHEVMLVVDAGTGQNAINQVEMFDEAVGLTGLTITKLDGTAKGGVLFNIASRTHVPIRFIGVGEKIDDLRPFSAKSFVAALFETEK; encoded by the coding sequence ATGCAACAGCAATCTAATGGGCAAAACAAATTTTTGATTGATGCTGATATCGGAGATGATGATGTCACGTTACCGAGTTTACCTGCGGTTAATGTGCCAATTGTAGAAACACCAAGCGCAACTGCTGAGGTTTCTGCACCTGTAGCGACAGAAGCTCAGGAAGAAGAACCTGCTACAAAAGGCGGTTTCTTTAGCCGTATGAAAGAGGGTTTAACCAAAACCCGTAAAAATCTTGCCGATGGGATGGTCAATATCCTGATTGGTGGCAAAGAAATTGACGATGAATTATTAGAAGAAGTTGAAGAACAGCTTTTGGTTGCAGATATCGGTGTTGATGCGACTAAAACGATTATTGCCAATTTGACTGAACGTACTGCACGCGGTGACCTGATTTATTCTCACTCGCTGTATAAAGCGCTTCAGGAAGAACTGGTCGCTCTGCTGGCTCCGCGTGTAAAACCGCTGCATATCGATCCAAACAAAAATCCATATGTAATTCTGGTCGTGGGTGTAAATGGTGTAGGTAAAACCACGACCATTGGCAAGCTCGCAAAACGTCTGCAAGGCGAAGGTAAAAAAGTCATGCTGGCTGCGGGTGATACTTTCCGTGCTGCTGCAACTGAGCAGTTACAGATCTGGGGTGAACGCAACAATATCGCCGTCGTAGCCCAAGGTCATGGTGCTGACTCTGCTTCTGTCATTTTTGATGCTTTCGAAAGTGCACGTGCCAAAGGTGTGGATGTTTTAATTGCAGATACTGCAGGCCGTTTGCATAACAAAGGTCACCTGATGCAGGAATTGACCAAGGTTAAACGTGTCATGCAGAAGATTGATGCGACTGCGCCACATGAAGTGATGCTGGTGGTGGATGCCGGTACAGGACAGAATGCCATTAATCAAGTTGAAATGTTTGATGAAGCAGTAGGTTTAACGGGTTTAACCATTACCAAGCTGGATGGTACTGCAAAAGGTGGTGTGCTGTTTAATATTGCCAGCCGTACGCATGTACCGATTCGCTTTATCGGTGTAGGTGAGAAAATTGATGACTTACGTCCATTCTCAGCAAAATCATTCGTTGCGGCATTGTTTGAAACTGAAAAATAA